A genome region from Bdellovibrionota bacterium includes the following:
- a CDS encoding TIGR02147 family protein, which produces MNIYEFISYKTYLKAWLKALPKKGHGESRRIAEALGISTTMISQVLNGEKNFNLELASDLCDYLGLNEKETDYFFLLVEFERAGTHRLKQKLKKKIERLKIQASVLKERLEKDKELTDHDKATFYSSWIYSGIRNLIATDTSLTIDSISQRLQIPRNQIQKILDFLLESGLCELKQNKYLVGAKRTHLGNDSPLVTKHHQNWRMQGFNKMIFAEDKNLFYTAPMSLSKEAAQKIRQELPAFIEKINKWVVDSDSEIVRCLNIDFFEY; this is translated from the coding sequence ATGAATATTTATGAGTTTATTAGCTATAAAACGTATTTAAAGGCCTGGTTAAAAGCTCTCCCGAAGAAAGGTCACGGCGAAAGCCGTCGTATTGCCGAGGCTTTGGGAATCAGCACAACCATGATCAGCCAAGTGCTAAATGGCGAAAAGAATTTCAACTTAGAGCTCGCTTCCGATCTTTGTGACTACCTTGGGCTCAACGAAAAAGAAACGGATTATTTTTTTCTACTTGTTGAGTTTGAAAGAGCCGGCACTCACCGCTTAAAACAAAAATTAAAAAAGAAGATTGAAAGATTAAAAATCCAAGCATCGGTTCTTAAGGAACGATTAGAGAAAGACAAAGAACTTACAGATCATGATAAAGCCACGTTTTATTCTTCATGGATTTATAGCGGGATTAGAAATTTAATTGCGACGGATACAAGTCTTACGATTGATTCCATTTCGCAAAGACTTCAGATTCCTCGAAATCAAATTCAAAAGATTTTAGATTTTTTACTGGAAAGTGGATTGTGTGAGCTGAAACAAAATAAATACCTAGTCGGAGCCAAGAGAACTCACCTAGGCAACGATTCCCCTCTTGTGACTAAGCATCACCAGAATTGGCGCATGCAGGGTTTTAATAAGATGATCTTTGCTGAGGACAAGAACCTCTTTTATACTGCTCCCATGTCTTTATCGAAAGAAGCCGCCCAAAAGATACGACAAGAATTGCCTGCCTTTATTGAGAAGATCAACAAATGGGTGGTGGACTCGGATTCAGAGATAGTTCGGTGTTTGAATATAGACTTCTTTGAGTATTAA